From Thalassovita sp.:
ACCGGAAAACCCCTCTATTCCAGGAACGCATGGGTGATTTGAAATCAGCATTGGTTTGCGCCCCTTCTGTGCCATTAGTCTGTTCGGGGTGCGGGCCATGGGGAGGGCGCGCGCCAGCGGGAGGAGACACAGATGCAACTGGCAACGCTAGGCAGCAGGATTGGGATGCGGCGCCTTGGCCCGATTGCGGCCCTCTGTCTGATGTTTGGCGGCAATGCAGCGGCGGCTGAGGTGACCCTGCGGGTGGCGCTGGATGCCGATCCGGTATCACTCGACCCGCATGAGCAGCTTTCAGGCGGCACCTTGCAGATGGCGCATCTGCTGTTTGACCCTCTGGTGCGCTGGACACAGGATCTGCAGTTTGAGCCTCGGCTTGCTGAACGCTGGGAACAGATCGACGCCACCACCACCCGGTTCTATCTGCGCGAAGGCGTGCGGTTTCATTCCGGCAATCCGCTGACCGCTGCTGATGTGGCCTGGACGTTTGAGCGGCTGCAGACCAGCCCGGATTTCAAAGGGGTCTTTGCCCCCTTTGTTGGGGTTGAGGTCAAGGATGCGCTGACCCTCGATCTGATCACGGCAGAGCCCTATCCGCTGGTCCTGCACAATGCGACCTACATCTTCCCGATGGACCGCGCCTTTTACAGCGGCCTGACCGAGAAGGGGCAGGATAAGGCCCAGCTGGTCAAGCACGGCCACAGCTTTGCCTCACGCCATGTGTCCGGCACCGGACCCTTTGTGGTCACTGCTCGGGAACAGGGGGTCAGGGTCAACTTCCAACGGTTTGCGGATCACTGGGATCAATCCTCACCGGGGAATGTGGACCAGATCCGTCTGACCCCGATTAAGGAGGATGCCACACGGGTGGCGGCGCTGCTGGCGGGGGACGTGGACTTTATCTTCCCAGTGCCGCCCAATTCCCTACCCCGGGTGGATCAAAGCCCGCGCACCAAATTGATCACCACACCGGGCACACGCATCATTTCCTTTCAGTTGGATCAGAACCGGGTGCCGGCCTTTCGCGATGTCCGGGTGCGCCGGGCCATCGATTATGCGGTGAACAACGCAGGCATCGTGGATCGGATCATGCGGGGCTTTGCCACCGTTGCAGCGCAGGCCAGCCCACAGGGTTACCCGGGCCATGATCCCAATCTGAAGGCGCGGTTTGATCTGGCCAAAGCCAAGGCCCTGATGGCCGAGGCCGGCTATGCCGATGGGTTCACCATCACCATGATGGCGCCAAACAATCGCTACATAAATGATGACAAGATCGCCCGCGCCGTTGCGGCGATGCTGGCCAAGATCAACATCAAGGTGGATCTGCAAACCTTCCCCAAGGCGCAATACTGGCCGCTTTATGATGCCCGTGCGGCCGATATGATGATGATCGGCTGGCACTCCGATACTGAGGACTCGGCCAACTTCCACCAGTTCCTGACCGCCTGCCCCAATGCTGAGACGGGGTATGGGCAGTATAATGGCGGGCACTATTGCAGCGAAGAGGCTGATGCCCTACTGCAGGCCGCCGCGGCCGAGACGGACAGCGCGAAACGGGCCGAGATGCTGCAACAGCTCGAAGGCATCCTCTATCACGATGCGGCCTATATCCCGCTGCATTGGCAGAACCTTGCATGGGGCGCCGGTCAGGGGATCGGGGCCGAGGCCATCGTGAACGCGCTGAACTTCCCCTATTTCGGGGATCTGGTGGTGAATGAATGACCCTGTGCCTGAACAATAAAGGGGCGTGTTGAAACGATGATCGCCTATCTGGTCAAACGGCTGGTCCAAGGGATTGCGGTGATGCTGGTCATCTCCGCTCTTGGGTTTGCGATCCAGAGTCATCTGGGTGATCCCTTGCGCGATCTTGTCGGCCAGTCGCTGGGGCAGGAAGCGCAGCAACAGCTGCGTCAGGATCTGGGGTTGGACGATCCCTATTGGGCGCAATACGTCAGATTTCTGGGCCGTGTGGTGCAGGGTGATCTGGGCACCAGCCTGTTTTTTGATGAACCGGCGCTGCAGGTCATCCTGAAGAAGCTGCCCGCCACGCTGGAACTGGTGTTTGCCGCGACGGTGATCATCGTGCTGCTGTCGGTGCCGCTGGGCGTTTACACTGCCATCCGGCCCCACGCGATCCTCAGCCGGGTGATCATGGGGCTATCGGTGCTGGGCATTTCGACCCCGGTGTTTCTGACCGCCATCCTGATGATCTCGGTCTTTTCGGTGGGCTATGGCTGGCTGCCTGCCTTTGGCCGGGGCGATGTGGTGCCTGTCGTGGGTTATTGGGAAACAAACTTCGCCAGCCTGGACGGGCTGTCGCACATCCTGCTGCCCTCGGTGGCGCTGGCCGCGATCATGTTGCCGATGTTTATCCGGCTGATCCGGGCTGAGATGCTGGAAGTCCTGCAAAGCGACTATGTGAAATATGCCCGCGCCAAGGGGCTGCACCCGCTGCGGATCTATTATGTGCATGCGCTGAAGAACACGCTGATGCCGGTGATCACGCTGGGAGGTGTGCAGATTGGCACGATGGTGGCCTATACGATCCTGACCGAAACGGTGTTTCAGTGGCCCGGCATGGGCTTCATGTT
This genomic window contains:
- a CDS encoding ABC transporter substrate-binding protein, with the translated sequence MRRLGPIAALCLMFGGNAAAAEVTLRVALDADPVSLDPHEQLSGGTLQMAHLLFDPLVRWTQDLQFEPRLAERWEQIDATTTRFYLREGVRFHSGNPLTAADVAWTFERLQTSPDFKGVFAPFVGVEVKDALTLDLITAEPYPLVLHNATYIFPMDRAFYSGLTEKGQDKAQLVKHGHSFASRHVSGTGPFVVTAREQGVRVNFQRFADHWDQSSPGNVDQIRLTPIKEDATRVAALLAGDVDFIFPVPPNSLPRVDQSPRTKLITTPGTRIISFQLDQNRVPAFRDVRVRRAIDYAVNNAGIVDRIMRGFATVAAQASPQGYPGHDPNLKARFDLAKAKALMAEAGYADGFTITMMAPNNRYINDDKIARAVAAMLAKINIKVDLQTFPKAQYWPLYDARAADMMMIGWHSDTEDSANFHQFLTACPNAETGYGQYNGGHYCSEEADALLQAAAAETDSAKRAEMLQQLEGILYHDAAYIPLHWQNLAWGAGQGIGAEAIVNALNFPYFGDLVVNE
- a CDS encoding ABC transporter permease gives rise to the protein MIAYLVKRLVQGIAVMLVISALGFAIQSHLGDPLRDLVGQSLGQEAQQQLRQDLGLDDPYWAQYVRFLGRVVQGDLGTSLFFDEPALQVILKKLPATLELVFAATVIIVLLSVPLGVYTAIRPHAILSRVIMGLSVLGISTPVFLTAILMISVFSVGYGWLPAFGRGDVVPVVGYWETNFASLDGLSHILLPSVALAAIMLPMFIRLIRAEMLEVLQSDYVKYARAKGLHPLRIYYVHALKNTLMPVITLGGVQIGTMVAYTILTETVFQWPGMGFMFLEAVNRADTPLIVAYLIVVGLIFVLTNTLVDLIYALVNPTVKLARMGA